A single Halobacteriovorax vibrionivorans DNA region contains:
- a CDS encoding D-alanine--D-alanine ligase codes for MERKNVLIICGGGSSEHEVSLRSAQYIKDQVSLIKELNPIVVEMDKDANLTLNGNKVSLNGQILETATERPYINYVIPVIHGPPGETGEIQCYLEMHKLPYLGPRHEGSSICFNKVTTKLWFDLLGINNAPWKAIHRGLPFELSEIKEFFKESNNDVFIKAASQGSSVGCYHVTKSSEIETKLNEALKYSDDVLIEKTLKGRELEIAVFEQDGNLHASRPGEIINDDDKFYDYQQKYSDDSHAKTLVEAQDLTSEQIAKMQNIAKTAFKCLKLRHLSRIDFFLSDGEIYLNEINTFPGMTSISMFPKMLENTGLKFSDFLKEKILKETR; via the coding sequence ATGGAAAGGAAGAACGTCTTAATCATCTGCGGAGGTGGCTCCTCAGAACATGAAGTTTCATTGAGGTCAGCTCAATATATTAAAGACCAAGTGAGTCTCATAAAAGAACTCAATCCAATCGTTGTTGAAATGGACAAGGATGCTAATCTAACCCTTAACGGAAATAAAGTTAGCTTAAACGGACAAATTTTAGAAACAGCAACTGAGCGCCCTTATATCAATTACGTTATTCCAGTCATACACGGCCCTCCTGGCGAAACAGGTGAAATTCAATGCTATCTAGAGATGCATAAGCTTCCTTATTTAGGACCTCGTCATGAAGGCAGTAGTATTTGTTTTAATAAAGTCACAACAAAGTTGTGGTTTGATCTGCTGGGGATAAACAATGCTCCATGGAAAGCAATACACAGAGGTCTTCCTTTTGAGTTATCAGAAATCAAAGAGTTCTTTAAAGAATCAAATAATGATGTCTTTATAAAGGCTGCTAGCCAAGGATCATCTGTTGGTTGCTATCACGTTACAAAGTCTAGTGAAATTGAAACAAAACTTAATGAAGCGTTAAAATATAGTGACGATGTGCTCATAGAAAAAACGCTCAAAGGCAGAGAGCTTGAAATTGCTGTATTTGAACAAGATGGAAACCTCCATGCATCAAGGCCAGGCGAAATTATAAATGATGATGATAAGTTCTATGATTATCAACAAAAATATAGTGATGATTCTCACGCTAAAACATTAGTTGAAGCTCAAGACCTAACAAGTGAACAAATTGCTAAGATGCAAAATATCGCTAAAACAGCATTTAAGTGTCTTAAGCTTAGACATTTATCAAGAATTGATTTCTTCTTAAGTGATGGAGAAATATACTTAAATGAGATTAATACATTTCCTGGTATGACAAGTATTTCGATGTTTCCGAAGATGCTAGAAAATACTGGACTGAAATTTAGTGATTTTTTAAAAGAGAAAATACTTAAAGAAACGAGATAA